One genomic region from Oncorhynchus clarkii lewisi isolate Uvic-CL-2024 chromosome 21, UVic_Ocla_1.0, whole genome shotgun sequence encodes:
- the LOC139379341 gene encoding sodium-coupled monocarboxylate transporter 1-like isoform X1, which translates to MAFSPVIGSFVAADYAVFALMLLVSAAIGVYYAIVGRGQSSSREFLMGGQSMTAVPVALSLTASFMSAITVLATPAEVYRYGASYGLFSLSYVLVVVVSSEVFLPVFYRLGITSTYEYLEIRFNRATRLLGTVMFIVQTMLYTGIVIYAPALALNQVTGMDLWGAVISTGVVCTFYCAMGGLKAVVWTDVFQVGIMVAGFLSVIIRAVVLQGGVSNILNHAELGGRLNFWDFDASPLRRYTFWTITFGGTFVWTSIYGINQAQVQRYISCKSMTHAKMSLYINLLGLWIIMLCSVFAGLCLYSVYKHCDPWTAGTVSAPDQLMPYMVMDILRDYPGLPGLFVAAAYSGTLSTVSSSVNALAAVTIEDLIKPYTHMTEKHLSWTSKGLSLLYGALCIGMAGIASLMGSLLQAAINIFGIIGGPLLGLFSLGILCPYANATGGLAGLLSGLVMSLWVGIGAQFYPPLPEQSRPLGLTTHGCNFTTAADVFNWTASPTEPSLYTTVLQQNTAERPFLADNWYSLSYLYFSPIGTLTTLAVGLVVSLLSGGMKLNLEPTVTLMKEDTMLFCFYKLFKERAMRRAGKLDLTKNRENQLGNNNPGFCNVHELDFTKSSLPT; encoded by the exons ATGGCATTCTCTCCAGTGATTGGATCCTTTGTCGCTGCGGACTATGCTGTCTTTGCTCTGATGCTGCTGGTGTCTGCAGCCATTGGGGTGTACTATGCCATTGTCGGAAGGGGCCAGAGCAGCTCCAGAGAGTTTCTGATGGGGGGCCAGAGTATGACAGCCGTACCTGTGGCTCTGTCCCTGACTGCCAGCTTCATGTCGGCTATCACAGTGCTGGCCACCCCAGCCGAGGTGTACCGATACGGGGCAAGCTACGGCCTCTTCAGCCTCTCCTatgtgctggtggtggtggtcaGCTCAGAGGTCTTCCTCCCTGTCTTCTACAGGCTGGGCATCACAAGTACCTATGAG TATCTGGAGATACGGTTCAACAGAGCCACCCGTCTGTTAGGGACAGTGATGTTCATTGTTCAGACT atGCTCTACACGGGAATAGTCATTTATGCTCCAGCTCTGGCATTAAACCAAG tgacTGGGATGGATCTCTGGGGTGCTGTCATTTCAACGGGAGTGGTTTGCACCTTTTACTGCGCTATG GGCGGTCTGAAGGCGGTGGTGTGGACGGACGTGTTCCAGGTGGGCATCATGGTGGCAGGCTTCCTGTCTGTCATCATCAGAGCCGTGGTCCTGCAGGGAGGAGTCTCCAACATCCTCAACCACGCAGAGCTTGGAGGACGACTCAACTTCTGGGA CTTTGATGCTAGTCCACTGAGGAGGTACACCTTCTGGACAATCACATTTGGAGGCACGTTTGTCTGGACCAGTATCTATGGGATCAACCAAGCCCAGGTGCAGAGATACATCTCTTGCAAATCCATGACTCACGCCAAAAT GTCTCTCTACATTAACCTATTAGGATTGTGGATCATCATGCTGTGTTCTGTGTTTGCGGGGCTGTGTTTGTACTCCGTCTACAAGCACTGTGACCCCTGGACAGCAGGCACGGTGTCTGCTCCAGATCAG CTGATGCCATATATGGTGATGGACATCCTGAGAGACTACCCTGGACTGCCAGGATTGTTTGTGGCTGCAGCCTACAGTGGGACCCTAAG TACGGTATCGTCCAGTGTCAATGCTCTGGCTGCCGTGACTATTGAAGACCTGATCAAGCCGTACACTCACATGACAGAGAAACACCTGTCCTGGACCTCTAAAGGCCTCA GCTTGCTGTATGGGGCTCTCTGTATTGGAATGGCTGGCATAGCCTCACTCATGGGAAGTCTGCTGCAG GCAGCTATCAATATCTTTGGGATCATCGGAGGGCCTTTACTGGGTCTCTTCTCGCTGGGGATCCTCTGTCCATACGCCAATGCCACA GGGGGCTTGGCTGGTCTTCTCTCTGGGCTGGTTATGTCTCTGTGGGTGGGGATAGGGGCCCAGTTTTACCCTCCTCtaccagagcagagcaggcctcTGGGTCTGACCACACATGGCTGTAACTTCACAACCGCAGCCGATGTGTTCAACTGGACCGCATCTCCAACAGAACCAAGCCTATACACCACAGTACTACAGCAAAATACAGCAGAGAG ACCCTTCCTGGCTGATAACTGGTACTCCCTGTCCTATCTCTACTTCAGTCCTATTGGGACACTTACAACACTGGCTGTTGGACTGGTGGTCAGTCTACTTTCAG GGGGTATGAAGTTGAATTTGGAACCAACTGTGACTTTGATGAAAGAAGATACAATGTTATTTTGCTTTTACAAGCTCTTTAAAGAAAGG GCCATGAGACGAGCAGGAAAGCTGGACCTCACAAAAAACAGAGAGAACCAATTGGGAAACAATAACCCCGGCTTCTGCAATGTCCACGAGTTGGATTTCACAAAGAGCAGTCTTCCTACATGA
- the LOC139379341 gene encoding sodium-coupled monocarboxylate transporter 1-like isoform X2, whose protein sequence is MAFSPVIGSFVAADYAVFALMLLVSAAIGVYYAIVGRGQSSSREFLMGGQSMTAVPVALSLTASFMSAITVLATPAEVYRYGASYGLFSLSYVLVVVVSSEVFLPVFYRLGITSTYEYLEIRFNRATRLLGTVMFIVQTMLYTGIVIYAPALALNQVTGMDLWGAVISTGVVCTFYCAMGGLKAVVWTDVFQVGIMVAGFLSVIIRAVVLQGGVSNILNHAELGGRLNFWDFDASPLRRYTFWTITFGGTFVWTSIYGINQAQVQRYISCKSMTHAKMSLYINLLGLWIIMLCSVFAGLCLYSVYKHCDPWTAGTVSAPDQLMPYMVMDILRDYPGLPGLFVAAAYSGTLSTVSSSVNALAAVTIEDLIKPYTHMTEKHLSWTSKGLSLLYGALCIGMAGIASLMGSLLQAAINIFGIIGGPLLGLFSLGILCPYANATGGLAGLLSGLVMSLWVGIGAQFYPPLPEQSRPLGLTTHGCNFTTAADVFNWTASPTEPSLYTTVLQQNTAERPFLADNWYSLSYLYFSPIGTLTTLAVGLVVSLLSGGMKLNLEPTVTLMKEDTMLFCFYKLFKERLSSIPRP, encoded by the exons ATGGCATTCTCTCCAGTGATTGGATCCTTTGTCGCTGCGGACTATGCTGTCTTTGCTCTGATGCTGCTGGTGTCTGCAGCCATTGGGGTGTACTATGCCATTGTCGGAAGGGGCCAGAGCAGCTCCAGAGAGTTTCTGATGGGGGGCCAGAGTATGACAGCCGTACCTGTGGCTCTGTCCCTGACTGCCAGCTTCATGTCGGCTATCACAGTGCTGGCCACCCCAGCCGAGGTGTACCGATACGGGGCAAGCTACGGCCTCTTCAGCCTCTCCTatgtgctggtggtggtggtcaGCTCAGAGGTCTTCCTCCCTGTCTTCTACAGGCTGGGCATCACAAGTACCTATGAG TATCTGGAGATACGGTTCAACAGAGCCACCCGTCTGTTAGGGACAGTGATGTTCATTGTTCAGACT atGCTCTACACGGGAATAGTCATTTATGCTCCAGCTCTGGCATTAAACCAAG tgacTGGGATGGATCTCTGGGGTGCTGTCATTTCAACGGGAGTGGTTTGCACCTTTTACTGCGCTATG GGCGGTCTGAAGGCGGTGGTGTGGACGGACGTGTTCCAGGTGGGCATCATGGTGGCAGGCTTCCTGTCTGTCATCATCAGAGCCGTGGTCCTGCAGGGAGGAGTCTCCAACATCCTCAACCACGCAGAGCTTGGAGGACGACTCAACTTCTGGGA CTTTGATGCTAGTCCACTGAGGAGGTACACCTTCTGGACAATCACATTTGGAGGCACGTTTGTCTGGACCAGTATCTATGGGATCAACCAAGCCCAGGTGCAGAGATACATCTCTTGCAAATCCATGACTCACGCCAAAAT GTCTCTCTACATTAACCTATTAGGATTGTGGATCATCATGCTGTGTTCTGTGTTTGCGGGGCTGTGTTTGTACTCCGTCTACAAGCACTGTGACCCCTGGACAGCAGGCACGGTGTCTGCTCCAGATCAG CTGATGCCATATATGGTGATGGACATCCTGAGAGACTACCCTGGACTGCCAGGATTGTTTGTGGCTGCAGCCTACAGTGGGACCCTAAG TACGGTATCGTCCAGTGTCAATGCTCTGGCTGCCGTGACTATTGAAGACCTGATCAAGCCGTACACTCACATGACAGAGAAACACCTGTCCTGGACCTCTAAAGGCCTCA GCTTGCTGTATGGGGCTCTCTGTATTGGAATGGCTGGCATAGCCTCACTCATGGGAAGTCTGCTGCAG GCAGCTATCAATATCTTTGGGATCATCGGAGGGCCTTTACTGGGTCTCTTCTCGCTGGGGATCCTCTGTCCATACGCCAATGCCACA GGGGGCTTGGCTGGTCTTCTCTCTGGGCTGGTTATGTCTCTGTGGGTGGGGATAGGGGCCCAGTTTTACCCTCCTCtaccagagcagagcaggcctcTGGGTCTGACCACACATGGCTGTAACTTCACAACCGCAGCCGATGTGTTCAACTGGACCGCATCTCCAACAGAACCAAGCCTATACACCACAGTACTACAGCAAAATACAGCAGAGAG ACCCTTCCTGGCTGATAACTGGTACTCCCTGTCCTATCTCTACTTCAGTCCTATTGGGACACTTACAACACTGGCTGTTGGACTGGTGGTCAGTCTACTTTCAG GGGGTATGAAGTTGAATTTGGAACCAACTGTGACTTTGATGAAAGAAGATACAATGTTATTTTGCTTTTACAAGCTCTTTAAAGAAAGG CTGTCATCCATACCTAGGCCATGA